The Planctomycetia bacterium genome window below encodes:
- a CDS encoding DoxX family protein → MSAIQGLISALGRIMLVGIFLMSAVANKIPQFNAVVEKMTEEGIPNARYMLMGAIAFLIIGSLSVMLGYKARVGALLLAVFLGMATYYFHDFWTFAQDSTEFKTEMGNFIKNSSIMGALFFIIANGSGAGSVDRRKVTIVV, encoded by the coding sequence TCATTTCCGCTCTCGGCCGAATCATGCTCGTCGGCATTTTCTTGATGAGTGCCGTCGCCAATAAGATTCCGCAGTTCAACGCCGTGGTCGAGAAGATGACCGAGGAAGGAATTCCGAACGCTCGTTATATGTTGATGGGTGCCATCGCATTTCTGATTATCGGCAGCTTATCGGTCATGCTCGGTTATAAGGCCCGCGTCGGTGCGCTGCTGCTGGCGGTGTTTCTCGGCATGGCGACTTACTACTTCCACGACTTTTGGACCTTCGCTCAAGACTCGACTGAGTTTAAGACCGAAATGGGAAACTTCATCAAGAATTCGTCCATCATGGGCGCGCTCTTCTTCATCATCGCCAACGGCTCCGGCGCAGGGAGCGTCGATCGACGCAAAGTGACGATCGTCGTCTAA